One uncultured Fibrobacter sp. genomic region harbors:
- the nrdR gene encoding transcriptional regulator NrdR, whose protein sequence is MICPFCKKDNDKVVDSRVSGSSIRRRRECCECGKRFTTREYIEVQPLTVIKRSGEHEPFQREKLLRGIMNSCKKRPVSVADIEQLATNVENALTVTENFEVSYEQIGNLVMQELKKLDAVAYVRFASIYREFKEVGEFVDQIKSMDK, encoded by the coding sequence ATGATTTGCCCGTTCTGCAAAAAAGATAACGACAAGGTGGTGGACAGCCGCGTGAGCGGTTCGTCTATCCGTCGCCGTCGTGAATGCTGCGAATGCGGCAAACGCTTTACCACTCGAGAATACATCGAAGTCCAGCCACTGACCGTAATCAAGCGCAGCGGCGAACATGAACCGTTCCAGCGTGAAAAGCTCCTGCGCGGTATCATGAACTCCTGCAAGAAACGCCCCGTTTCGGTCGCCGATATCGAACAGCTTGCGACCAACGTGGAAAACGCCCTGACCGTTACCGAAAACTTCGAAGTCAGCTACGAACAGATCGGTAACCTGGTGATGCAGGAACTCAAGAAACTCGATGCCGTCGCCTACGTGCGCTTTGCCTCGATTTACCGCGAATTCAAGGAAGTCGGCGAATTCGTGGACCAGATTAAGAGCATGGACAAGTAG
- a CDS encoding transketolase → MEDRLVTKAADNIRILSAAMVQKAKSGHPGGAMGAADAITLLYSEFLRFDPENPYWEARDRFFMDPGHMSALLYGELAMLGNLSMDDLKNFRQLGSRTPGHPEVEVALGIENSSGPLGIGHAVALGNAIAERFMVERFGDILQHKVVCLVSDGGLEEEIAYGVGRIAGHLKLSNLIFFYDANQVQLSCRVEDVMSHDFKKQYEAWGFRVIDVADGHNIAELRKAFKAAWAETEKPTIIIGHTTMAKGAIAEDGKSFEGAVSTHGQPLNAAGASTDATVKNLGGDPADAFKIFDDVKAGFEARKEELRKQVAEWKKAKAAWDAKNPEKSATLKEWLSGKAPKIDLSGLELKEGVATRVTSGTVLGYLAENVKNCICSSADLSNSDNTQAFLNKTGIFRAGDFKGAFVQVGVAELTMGAICCGIALHGGLYPICATFFVFSDFMKPAIRMAALMKLPVKFMYTHDSFRVGEDGPTHQPIEHETQIRLLEGLKREDGKSEMLVLRPADAFETVTAWEMAFENNDRPTAIILTRQNVKTLPGDKRYEASKACRKGAYIVSDNCGSARPDLTFVSNGSDVLLTHDAAEILRGEGLKVRVVSMISPALFMAQDKAYRESVIVPWTPVFAKSSGLPLLFAQIVGGFGKVSGLERFGASAPAAVLEKEFGYTPEAVVAAAKEYLAEFKANVEEFKKNN, encoded by the coding sequence GTGGAAGACAGGCTGGTTACAAAAGCGGCTGACAACATTCGAATCCTTTCCGCTGCCATGGTGCAGAAGGCAAAGTCCGGTCACCCGGGTGGAGCCATGGGCGCAGCAGACGCCATTACGCTCCTGTATTCGGAATTTCTCCGTTTTGACCCCGAAAATCCCTACTGGGAAGCCCGTGACCGTTTCTTTATGGATCCGGGCCACATGTCCGCGCTCCTGTATGGCGAGCTGGCCATGCTCGGCAACCTCTCGATGGATGATCTCAAGAATTTCCGCCAGCTCGGCTCCCGTACGCCGGGTCACCCCGAAGTCGAAGTCGCCCTCGGCATCGAAAACTCCTCGGGCCCGCTCGGTATCGGTCATGCTGTAGCCCTCGGTAACGCAATTGCCGAACGCTTCATGGTCGAACGTTTTGGCGACATTCTGCAGCACAAGGTCGTATGCCTCGTGTCTGACGGCGGCCTCGAAGAAGAAATCGCTTATGGCGTGGGCCGCATTGCCGGTCACCTCAAGCTTTCGAACCTCATTTTCTTCTACGACGCCAACCAGGTGCAGCTGTCCTGCAGGGTTGAAGACGTGATGAGCCACGACTTCAAGAAGCAGTACGAAGCATGGGGCTTCCGCGTGATTGACGTGGCCGATGGTCACAACATTGCAGAACTCCGCAAGGCTTTCAAGGCCGCCTGGGCCGAAACTGAAAAGCCGACCATCATCATCGGTCACACCACCATGGCCAAGGGCGCTATCGCCGAAGACGGCAAGTCCTTCGAAGGTGCCGTTTCTACTCACGGTCAGCCGCTCAACGCAGCAGGTGCTTCTACCGATGCTACCGTCAAAAACCTCGGTGGCGATCCGGCCGATGCATTCAAGATCTTTGACGACGTGAAGGCTGGCTTCGAAGCTCGCAAGGAAGAGCTCCGCAAGCAGGTTGCCGAATGGAAGAAGGCCAAGGCCGCTTGGGATGCCAAGAACCCCGAAAAGTCTGCCACCCTCAAGGAATGGCTCTCGGGCAAGGCTCCGAAGATCGACCTTTCTGGCCTCGAACTCAAGGAAGGCGTCGCTACCCGCGTGACTTCCGGCACCGTGCTCGGCTACCTCGCCGAAAACGTGAAGAACTGCATTTGCAGCTCTGCTGACCTTTCTAACTCCGACAACACCCAGGCCTTCCTCAACAAGACCGGCATCTTCCGCGCAGGCGACTTCAAGGGCGCCTTCGTTCAGGTGGGCGTTGCCGAACTGACCATGGGCGCCATCTGCTGCGGTATCGCACTGCACGGCGGCCTCTATCCGATTTGTGCTACATTCTTCGTGTTCAGCGACTTCATGAAGCCGGCTATCCGTATGGCTGCCCTCATGAAACTTCCGGTCAAGTTCATGTACACGCATGACAGTTTCCGCGTGGGCGAAGACGGCCCGACGCACCAGCCGATTGAACACGAAACCCAGATCCGTTTGCTCGAAGGTCTCAAGCGCGAAGACGGCAAGTCCGAAATGCTGGTGCTCCGTCCGGCCGACGCCTTCGAAACCGTGACTGCCTGGGAAATGGCTTTTGAAAACAACGATCGCCCGACCGCGATCATCCTTACCCGCCAGAACGTGAAGACGCTCCCTGGCGACAAGCGCTACGAAGCCTCCAAGGCATGCCGCAAGGGCGCCTACATCGTGAGCGACAACTGTGGCTCCGCACGCCCGGACCTGACCTTCGTGTCTAACGGTTCCGACGTGCTCCTGACTCACGACGCCGCCGAAATCCTCCGTGGCGAAGGCCTCAAGGTCCGCGTGGTCTCGATGATCAGCCCGGCCCTCTTCATGGCTCAGGATAAGGCTTACCGCGAATCCGTGATTGTTCCTTGGACTCCGGTGTTCGCGAAGTCCAGCGGCCTTCCGCTCCTGTTCGCCCAGATTGTGGGTGGCTTCGGCAAGGTCTCTGGTCTCGAACGCTTCGGCGCCTCTGCTCCGGCTGCAGTGCTCGAGAAGGAATTCGGTTACACTCCGGAAGCCGTCGTGGCCGCCGCGAAGGAATACCTTGCTGAATTCAAGGCAAACGTCGAGGAATTTAAGAAGAACAACTAG
- a CDS encoding glycosyltransferase family 2 protein: MLLSVIIPVFNEEEIVAETYRVLEEELKDVEHELIFVNDGSKDKTREIVEGLLPGNPNNRIINFSRNFGHQAAFSAGLDHSKGDAVVIIDGDLQDPPSLIHEMLEKWREGYQVVYAQRNKRKGETIFKRFTAFAFYRLIGKLTSIDIPPDTGDFRLMDRCVVNQLTNLPERSRFLRGLVCWVGFKKIGVKYDRAERTAGTSKYPLKKMVRLAFDGITGFSSAPLKLSFYLGLFAAIVGFGVFVWSILEKILSPSTTVPGWASLMTAIVFFAGVQLISIGILGEYIGRIYDEVKQRPLYIEDKKN, from the coding sequence ATGCTCCTGTCAGTCATCATTCCTGTCTTTAACGAAGAAGAAATCGTTGCGGAAACTTACCGCGTCCTCGAAGAGGAACTCAAGGATGTCGAGCACGAGCTCATTTTCGTGAACGACGGATCCAAGGACAAGACGCGCGAAATCGTCGAGGGGCTCCTCCCGGGAAACCCGAACAACAGGATTATCAACTTCAGCCGCAACTTCGGGCACCAGGCGGCATTCAGTGCAGGCCTTGACCATTCCAAGGGAGACGCGGTGGTGATTATCGACGGTGACCTTCAGGATCCGCCGAGCCTGATTCACGAAATGCTCGAAAAATGGCGCGAAGGTTACCAGGTGGTTTACGCCCAGAGGAACAAGCGCAAAGGCGAAACCATCTTCAAGCGCTTTACCGCATTCGCTTTCTACCGTCTGATAGGAAAGCTCACAAGCATCGACATTCCGCCTGACACCGGCGACTTCCGCCTGATGGACCGCTGCGTGGTAAATCAGCTCACGAACCTGCCCGAACGCAGCCGATTCCTGCGCGGGCTCGTATGCTGGGTTGGCTTCAAGAAAATCGGCGTCAAGTACGACCGCGCCGAACGCACCGCTGGCACCTCCAAGTACCCGCTCAAGAAAATGGTCCGCCTTGCTTTTGACGGCATCACCGGATTCAGTTCCGCACCGCTCAAGCTCAGCTTCTACCTGGGACTTTTCGCCGCCATCGTAGGTTTCGGAGTTTTCGTCTGGTCGATTCTCGAAAAGATCCTCAGTCCATCTACTACAGTTCCAGGCTGGGCATCGCTCATGACCGCCATCGTATTCTTCGCGGGAGTGCAGCTCATTTCAATCGGCATCCTCGGGGAATACATCGGGCGCATTTACGACGAAGTCAAGCAGCGTCCGCTGTATATCGAAGACAAGAAGAACTAA
- a CDS encoding NPCBM/NEW2 domain-containing protein — protein MKSYILGILKNLAHPGTIIGLLVSIAIPFLIYLGPNVGHKSTIRNLDLYLPLPLFIVQLIAGIVLFALMQKDFREWLKGILPEKKISILMLIFTAVITIFAATQIEARHRVQSDESVFMSVAQNMYYNHESATCNQGYFEDGKLKCIATSNSFKTKGLAFLYLLGMPLLGNDLHWIFHMELLMLPLAVLLMFLAIVAWTRQPLLAFFAALLTALQPTVLFQFRAMSVEPLYIFLSALSLLIFKWAYDRNTVKHWALLALSLAFFAQTRQETAFCLLAFIVFALPKILDSKSAKAPTFFVTLSLFSVPALLTISYFQGFGFQGGEFEAHGHFLEDLSRNWTEMTKPLNKNGELENPFLTYFNYLFAIGAIDLLVRAFWGIKKKDFFYLEILAFLLLYHIQTYVILENVSGDFSIQINQRYSLVMLPSMAFVGALPVAHLVRLTIESMSGKDAKQNALTAAIATFITATLFTGWTFHYKEDFNKNIMYNRNHLTTEEHEILGWLAEQPQKNRFFIYGRPWHFVGYGMSSIHYDRARQMSSEELKKLVDKYEGEVYYIRGLDCWDSHTYHKKAVEHRIATTCDIFERDMDLEGVKNILITNNYWVQIAKFNGRKEFNPKNVIAVNDLELVQETSEDSLSTTSALQYSFSLNEKASIARRWIYSVQVNGAINSRAPYAYGKFNGKVQEEKLLPGYNQVEFIVHDLEKKKVLADIQKFYFNDKSGAVKMTSIPYASHKQGWGNLHKNESIEAHAFKIGGKIYEADGFGTHASSETTFKIGGKYKTLKMGYGLDEESLCSDGAELQIFADGNKVYDSGKFSYETLRTAELNIENVQTLTLKTLSLENIDCDHVDIVNPALIP, from the coding sequence ATGAAATCCTACATTCTCGGAATTTTGAAAAATCTCGCCCACCCGGGCACCATTATCGGCCTCCTGGTCTCTATCGCGATTCCCTTCCTCATTTACCTAGGTCCAAATGTCGGCCACAAATCGACCATCAGAAACCTAGACCTCTATTTACCGCTTCCGCTGTTCATTGTACAGCTTATCGCAGGAATCGTCCTTTTCGCCCTGATGCAAAAGGATTTCAGGGAATGGCTCAAGGGAATCCTCCCCGAAAAGAAAATTTCGATTTTAATGCTTATCTTCACGGCGGTCATTACGATTTTTGCGGCCACCCAGATCGAGGCCCGTCACCGTGTACAAAGCGACGAAAGCGTGTTCATGTCGGTTGCCCAGAACATGTACTACAACCATGAATCGGCCACCTGCAACCAAGGATATTTCGAAGATGGCAAACTGAAATGCATCGCGACCTCCAACAGTTTCAAGACCAAGGGACTCGCCTTCCTGTACCTGCTCGGCATGCCGCTTCTAGGAAACGACCTGCACTGGATTTTCCACATGGAACTCCTGATGCTTCCGCTCGCGGTACTCCTGATGTTCCTTGCGATTGTCGCCTGGACAAGGCAGCCCCTGCTAGCCTTCTTTGCAGCCCTCCTCACGGCATTACAGCCCACGGTGCTTTTCCAATTCCGCGCCATGTCCGTAGAACCGCTCTACATTTTCCTTTCCGCCCTTTCGCTCCTGATTTTCAAATGGGCCTACGACCGTAACACCGTCAAGCACTGGGCTCTTCTCGCCCTTTCGCTCGCCTTCTTTGCGCAGACCCGTCAAGAAACCGCTTTCTGCCTGCTCGCCTTTATCGTGTTTGCGCTCCCCAAGATTCTCGACAGCAAGAGCGCCAAGGCCCCCACATTCTTTGTAACGCTTTCGCTGTTCTCGGTTCCGGCACTTCTTACCATCAGCTACTTCCAGGGATTCGGTTTCCAGGGGGGCGAATTCGAGGCCCACGGGCATTTCCTCGAAGACCTTTCGCGCAATTGGACCGAAATGACCAAGCCACTCAACAAGAACGGCGAACTCGAAAACCCCTTCCTCACCTATTTCAACTACCTCTTTGCCATTGGCGCCATCGACCTGCTTGTACGCGCCTTCTGGGGAATAAAGAAAAAGGACTTTTTCTATCTCGAAATTCTTGCTTTCCTGCTCCTGTACCATATTCAGACATACGTCATTCTCGAAAACGTCTCGGGCGATTTCAGCATCCAGATTAACCAGCGCTACAGCCTGGTGATGCTTCCGTCCATGGCGTTTGTAGGCGCCCTCCCCGTGGCACACCTCGTAAGGTTGACGATTGAATCGATGAGCGGAAAAGACGCAAAGCAGAACGCCCTCACCGCAGCCATCGCAACGTTTATTACCGCCACCCTCTTTACCGGTTGGACATTCCACTACAAGGAAGACTTCAACAAGAACATCATGTACAACCGAAACCACCTCACCACCGAGGAACACGAAATTCTCGGATGGCTCGCGGAACAGCCCCAGAAGAACAGGTTCTTTATTTACGGCCGTCCCTGGCATTTTGTCGGTTACGGCATGTCCTCCATTCACTATGACCGAGCCCGCCAAATGAGTTCCGAAGAACTCAAAAAACTCGTCGACAAGTACGAAGGCGAAGTTTACTACATCCGCGGTCTCGACTGCTGGGACAGCCACACCTACCACAAGAAGGCCGTAGAACACCGTATTGCCACGACCTGCGACATCTTTGAACGCGATATGGACCTGGAAGGCGTCAAGAACATCCTGATTACCAACAACTACTGGGTGCAGATAGCCAAGTTCAACGGGCGCAAGGAATTCAACCCCAAAAACGTCATCGCCGTCAACGACCTCGAACTCGTACAGGAAACATCCGAAGACTCGCTCTCAACTACATCGGCGCTCCAGTACAGTTTCAGCCTCAACGAAAAGGCCTCTATCGCAAGACGCTGGATCTATTCCGTGCAAGTCAACGGAGCCATCAATTCCCGCGCACCTTACGCCTACGGGAAATTCAACGGCAAAGTCCAAGAAGAAAAGCTTCTCCCCGGTTACAACCAGGTGGAATTTATCGTCCATGATCTCGAAAAGAAGAAAGTCCTAGCCGACATCCAGAAATTCTACTTCAACGACAAGAGCGGCGCCGTTAAAATGACTTCCATTCCCTACGCAAGCCATAAACAAGGCTGGGGAAATTTGCACAAGAACGAAAGCATCGAAGCTCACGCCTTCAAGATCGGCGGTAAAATCTACGAAGCCGACGGTTTCGGCACCCATGCATCCTCCGAAACGACTTTCAAAATCGGCGGCAAGTACAAGACGCTCAAGATGGGTTACGGACTTGACGAAGAATCACTCTGTAGCGACGGAGCCGAGCTACAAATCTTTGCCGACGGCAACAAGGTTTACGACAGCGGAAAATTCTCGTACGAAACCCTGCGTACTGCGGAGTTGAACATCGAAAACGTCCAGACGCTCACCCTCAAGACGCTTTCGCTCGAAAACATCGACTGCGACCACGTCGACATCGTGAACCCGGCACTTATCCCATAG
- a CDS encoding class I SAM-dependent methyltransferase, translating into MKDLINNLDAAYKRRAPLFETTEAFRIVNGAPDGFPGMTLDKFGDRYQIQFFGDELLREKCAIADAIAQKFSPVCLVVKERLSRSGKSLENPPMEVLVGRPEDSIGVVREGSAKFHIDLLDTVNPGLFLDMRAIRLEMGERAAGRRMLNLFSYTCAFSVHGRLGGAEISANADISAKILDKGRENYALNGLEPKQGEFFRGNAVEYVHWAQKKGLKFDAIVLDPPSFARFKGKNFNVREHLMPLVADCATLLNKGGLFMVSSNYSEFNLSAFSRNALASVASVHPKAKTLWNKSQDIDFVGSGHTKDSCLVATLIEV; encoded by the coding sequence ATGAAAGATTTAATCAATAATTTGGATGCGGCTTATAAAAGACGTGCTCCGTTGTTCGAAACGACGGAGGCTTTCCGCATTGTGAACGGGGCACCTGATGGTTTCCCAGGCATGACGCTCGACAAGTTCGGCGACCGTTACCAGATTCAGTTTTTCGGTGATGAACTGCTCCGCGAAAAGTGTGCTATTGCCGATGCGATTGCGCAGAAATTTTCTCCCGTTTGCCTTGTCGTCAAGGAACGCCTTTCTCGTTCCGGCAAATCGCTTGAAAACCCGCCGATGGAAGTGCTGGTGGGCCGCCCCGAAGATTCTATAGGCGTTGTCCGCGAAGGTTCTGCGAAGTTCCACATCGATTTGCTCGATACGGTGAATCCGGGGCTGTTCCTCGACATGCGTGCGATTCGATTGGAAATGGGCGAACGCGCTGCTGGGCGTCGCATGCTTAATTTGTTCAGCTACACCTGCGCATTCTCGGTGCATGGCCGCCTCGGTGGCGCTGAAATCTCGGCAAACGCAGATATCAGCGCAAAGATTCTGGACAAGGGCCGCGAAAACTACGCGCTCAACGGGCTCGAACCCAAGCAGGGCGAATTTTTCAGGGGCAACGCCGTCGAATATGTTCACTGGGCGCAAAAGAAAGGCCTCAAGTTCGATGCCATCGTGCTCGACCCGCCGAGCTTTGCTCGCTTCAAGGGCAAAAACTTTAACGTGCGCGAACACCTGATGCCGCTCGTCGCCGACTGTGCGACTCTCCTGAACAAGGGTGGCCTCTTTATGGTGAGTTCCAACTATAGCGAATTTAATTTGTCTGCTTTCTCGCGGAATGCTCTCGCATCGGTTGCGTCCGTTCATCCGAAAGCGAAGACTCTTTGGAACAAGTCGCAGGATATCGATTTCGTCGGCTCCGGCCATACCAAAGACAGTTGCTTAGTCGCTACGCTCATTGAAGTGTAG
- a CDS encoding PD-(D/E)XK nuclease family transposase, with protein sequence MVLYVARLTSAMEKVGQFTRLENLHVVSFQFFDAFKKSPNYRHKVQLRNQEQRVYFDRQTVTLIEVNKFLKQKEKFEGDNSRIAQWLRAIDTLNREADFSEFAADPVFKVLQNEVKLCNFSARYMRCELMKDFDEAWLKHQTACEIAKNLRDNGVDISVIKEATKLSEKEIREL encoded by the coding sequence TTGGTTCTTTATGTGGCTCGTCTTACGAGCGCTATGGAAAAGGTTGGACAGTTTACGCGCCTGGAAAACTTGCATGTAGTCAGTTTCCAGTTCTTCGATGCGTTCAAGAAATCCCCGAATTATCGTCATAAGGTGCAGTTGCGCAATCAAGAGCAGCGTGTGTATTTCGATCGGCAGACGGTGACTCTCATCGAAGTGAACAAGTTCCTCAAGCAGAAGGAAAAGTTCGAAGGCGACAATAGCCGCATTGCTCAATGGCTTCGTGCCATCGATACGCTCAACCGTGAAGCCGATTTTAGCGAGTTTGCAGCCGACCCCGTATTCAAGGTCTTGCAAAACGAGGTGAAGTTGTGTAATTTTAGTGCTAGGTATATGCGTTGCGAATTGATGAAAGACTTTGATGAAGCTTGGCTAAAACATCAAACAGCCTGCGAAATTGCGAAGAACCTGCGCGATAATGGCGTTGATATTTCCGTTATAAAGGAAGCTACTAAGCTTTCCGAAAAAGAAATTCGCGAACTTTAA
- a CDS encoding FISUMP domain-containing protein, with amino-acid sequence MKSYSVLAKYSFFASLTALALFSACGENTTTEKIVETATGGVEVVESVKDLPKCTKENEGEQAIVKGESSVRICIDKKWFATKESARDTVFMEGDFSCTTQELKDKSGLKIICNGDSIGVVLNGSKGDKGDAGKNGENGVAGKDGKNGADGEQGLQGEPGEKGEQGEKGDPGAKGDKGDSGEKGKDGVGCTIVNQTDSSATIKCGDSTMTLKFRVGGSSQDSVPGDTWELDSEKVAISLDTLSGFSQKGPFLKGSTVYLYELSDGRTLKQTNGNFRSVITSDSGRYKFQSRDLVSQYALLVVEGKYRNEITGLPTATSISLEAYTNMLSRRSANVNLLTHLEKDRVYFLVTKESKTVRAAKKQAQTEIFDAFHIDASQFKMESEDLDVFGKTDADAALLAISILLQGNDSETDLSVLLTEFSNDMALDGTWDDASAKVRIADWAAIADTAGKLALYRSNVEKWKLSKKAPEFEKFVHRFWSVELGLGVCGSDSVPVGMVKNVSNSGSGFYAEKYLDTEHKGGMLRFTCADDAKWRLASDLEKDRYGWKPKKKKDGTLLTGPITGKKMVWDADTLRYANDKEIEFNRGCVSYILDETIVPNGMFSNYKCTESGWVWSFLLDGKLSTFKDSRDGNEYQIIDFSKGVAVMVENLRYEYKIKPEDSDDSVAYGNICNKDNCKKYGRYYSWAAAMDSAGVFSENGKGCGINLDCSPEYPVRGICPEGWHLPTETEWKGLFDAIRYSYEDDVINERVESNISPFGDYDRWNAHLDSVVAHALQSVGYKEWLRASNTSHISAIPAGYCTSQCSRTGNCSSECTDTDLYAIFWTSTWYPTPEYGELRPSAKGIFIHTDKVDIDDFNNSFFGLNYLFSVRCFADGQD; translated from the coding sequence ATGAAAAGTTATTCGGTTCTTGCGAAGTATTCTTTCTTTGCATCTCTAACGGCGCTTGCTTTATTTTCGGCTTGCGGTGAAAATACTACTACTGAAAAGATTGTCGAAACCGCTACGGGGGGTGTAGAAGTCGTTGAGTCTGTCAAGGATCTCCCGAAGTGTACCAAGGAAAACGAGGGGGAGCAGGCGATTGTGAAGGGCGAATCCTCGGTGCGTATCTGTATCGATAAGAAGTGGTTTGCGACAAAGGAATCGGCCAGGGATACGGTTTTCATGGAAGGTGATTTCAGTTGCACCACCCAGGAACTCAAGGATAAGAGCGGACTTAAAATTATCTGCAACGGGGACTCTATTGGCGTTGTTCTGAATGGCTCGAAGGGCGATAAGGGAGATGCCGGTAAGAATGGTGAAAATGGTGTTGCCGGTAAGGATGGCAAGAACGGTGCCGACGGAGAACAAGGCCTTCAGGGCGAGCCTGGTGAAAAGGGGGAGCAGGGTGAAAAAGGGGATCCCGGCGCGAAAGGAGACAAAGGCGATTCTGGAGAAAAAGGTAAAGACGGCGTAGGCTGCACGATTGTAAATCAAACGGATTCTTCTGCGACCATCAAATGCGGTGACTCTACAATGACGCTGAAATTTAGGGTTGGAGGTTCATCGCAAGATTCCGTACCGGGTGACACTTGGGAACTTGATTCCGAAAAAGTTGCAATATCTCTTGATACTTTGTCTGGATTTTCTCAGAAGGGGCCTTTCCTCAAGGGGTCAACGGTATACCTGTATGAACTTTCCGATGGACGCACCCTTAAGCAGACGAATGGCAATTTTAGGAGCGTGATTACCAGTGACAGCGGCCGCTACAAGTTCCAGTCTCGTGATTTGGTGAGCCAATATGCGTTGCTCGTAGTAGAAGGCAAGTATCGTAACGAAATCACGGGATTACCGACGGCGACATCTATTAGTCTAGAGGCTTATACCAATATGCTTTCGCGCAGGTCTGCAAACGTGAATCTGCTGACTCACCTTGAAAAAGACCGCGTGTATTTCTTGGTGACAAAGGAATCGAAAACGGTAAGGGCCGCCAAAAAGCAGGCTCAGACGGAAATCTTTGATGCGTTCCATATCGATGCGAGCCAGTTTAAGATGGAATCCGAAGACCTCGACGTGTTTGGTAAGACGGATGCCGATGCGGCTTTGCTTGCGATATCGATTCTTTTGCAGGGAAATGATTCCGAAACGGATTTGTCTGTCTTGCTGACAGAATTTTCAAACGATATGGCGCTTGACGGAACCTGGGATGATGCCTCGGCTAAGGTGCGGATTGCTGATTGGGCGGCTATTGCGGATACGGCTGGTAAGCTTGCCTTATACCGCAGCAATGTGGAAAAGTGGAAACTTTCGAAAAAGGCTCCGGAATTTGAAAAGTTTGTTCATAGGTTCTGGAGTGTGGAACTTGGCTTGGGCGTATGTGGCAGTGACAGCGTTCCTGTAGGGATGGTGAAGAATGTTTCGAATTCAGGATCCGGTTTTTATGCTGAAAAATATTTGGATACGGAGCATAAGGGCGGTATGCTGCGCTTTACCTGCGCTGACGATGCTAAGTGGCGATTGGCTAGTGATCTTGAAAAAGATCGATATGGCTGGAAACCGAAGAAGAAAAAAGATGGTACCTTGTTGACAGGCCCGATAACGGGAAAGAAAATGGTATGGGATGCAGATACGCTTAGGTATGCAAACGATAAAGAAATTGAATTTAACAGAGGATGCGTAAGCTATATCCTCGATGAGACTATTGTACCGAATGGTATGTTCTCTAACTATAAATGCACCGAGTCTGGTTGGGTATGGTCGTTCCTCTTGGATGGGAAATTGAGTACGTTTAAGGATTCTCGCGATGGCAATGAATACCAGATTATAGATTTTTCAAAAGGCGTTGCTGTGATGGTGGAGAACCTGAGGTATGAATACAAGATAAAGCCCGAAGATAGCGATGATTCTGTAGCTTACGGAAATATTTGCAATAAGGATAATTGTAAAAAGTATGGACGCTATTATTCCTGGGCCGCCGCCATGGATAGTGCGGGCGTGTTCTCTGAAAATGGAAAGGGATGTGGAATTAATTTGGATTGTTCGCCCGAGTATCCTGTTCGGGGAATTTGCCCTGAAGGTTGGCATTTACCCACGGAAACGGAGTGGAAAGGGCTTTTCGATGCAATCAGATATTCTTATGAGGATGACGTTATCAATGAGCGTGTCGAAAGCAATATTTCTCCTTTTGGTGATTACGACAGATGGAATGCTCATCTTGACAGCGTGGTAGCTCATGCATTGCAGTCCGTTGGCTATAAAGAATGGCTCAGAGCGTCAAATACGAGTCACATTTCGGCAATTCCTGCGGGCTATTGCACATCGCAATGCTCTCGTACTGGCAATTGCTCATCGGAATGTACTGATACCGATTTGTATGCCATTTTCTGGACATCGACGTGGTATCCGACACCGGAATACGGTGAATTGCGACCGAGTGCCAAGGGAATATTCATTCATACGGATAAAGTAGATATCGATGATTTCAACAATTCATTTTTTGGATTGAACTATTTGTTCTCGGTCCGGTGCTTTGCGGACGGGCAGGATTAG